In Fusarium fujikuroi IMI 58289 draft genome, chromosome FFUJ_chr08, one genomic interval encodes:
- a CDS encoding related to C.carbonum toxD protein, with product MAVQSIISRQGIPATQKALKVQGAGTVTLQEKSPIEPPKEDEVLVKIFCVGVNPHDWKSLDMSASPGATWGCDFAGEVITAGPLTNKFKPGDRVGGACAGNRSDNPNNGGFAEYVSVPEMLLLRLPDWMSFEQGATLGVGLLTVGLSLYHTMKLPLPYSGEARDQYILIYGGGTATGGLAIQAAKLSGMKPITTCSPGKFEHVKSLGAVEAFDYRSPSCASDIRTFTHDSLEYVFDCITESSSMKICYAAIGGQGGNYIGLDQFPIRGHTRRDVRPGWVLAWTALGKPVDWRKPYRREARPKDKAFAERWAPIAQKLLDNKDIVTHPTEVSDEGLAGVAKGAERVKMGTAGGKKLIYRVATPSAS from the exons atggcagtGCAATCAATCATCTCCCGTCAAGGCATACCAGCTACTCAAAAAGCCCTCAAAGTTCAAGGTGCAGGAACAGTCACCCTCCAAGAGAAAAGCCCCATTGAGCCCCCAAAAGAAGACGAAGTCCTCGTCAAAATCTTTTGTGTCGGCGTCAATCCCCATGACTGGAAATCCCTAGACATGTCAGCATCCCCCGGTGCAACGTGGGGTTGCGATTTTGCAGGTGAAGTCATCACTGCAGGACCGCTCACAAACAAGTTCAAACCTGGTGATCGCGTTGGTGGTGCTTGTGCAGGAAACAGATCTGACAATCCGAATAACGGAGGTTTTGCAGAGTACGTCAGTGTACCGGAGATGTTGCTGCTTAGACTTCCGGATTGGATGAGTTTCGAGCAGGGCGCGACATTGGGTGTTGGGCTACTGACTGTCGGGTTGTCGTTGTATCATACTATGAAGCTTCCACTTCCTTACTCGGGTGAAGCGAGAGATCAGTACATTTTGATCTACGGTGGCGGAACAGCTACCGGAGGTTTGGCCATCCAGGCCGCCAAACT GTCTGGGATGAAGCCCATCACAACCTGCTCGCCAGGAAAGTTTGAGCACGTCAAGTCTCTAGGCGCCGTAGAAGCCTTCGACTACCGCTCTCCCTCGTGCGCCTCAGACATCCGAACCTTCACACATGACAGTCTAGAGTATGTTTTTGACTGCATCACCGAGAGCAGCAGCATGAAAATCTGCTACGCTGCCATCGGTGGTCAAGGAGGTAACTACATCGGTCTAGACCAGTTCCCAATTCGCGGCCATACGCGTCGCGATGTTCGTCCTGGTTGGGTTCTCGCGTGGACAGCACTGGGCAAACCCGTTGATTGGAGAAAGCCATATCGCAGAGAGGCAAGACCCAAGGATAAGGCGTTTGCGGAGAGATGGGCGCCTATCGCGCAGAAGTTGTTGGACAACAAGGATATTGTGACGCACCCTACTGAGGTTAGTGATGAGGGGTTGGCGGGTGTCGCAAAGGGAGCTGAGAGGGTCAAGATGGGCACAGCTGGTGGTAAGAAGCTGATATACCGTGTTGCTACGCCCTCAGCGTCTTAA